The Cinclus cinclus chromosome 3, bCinCin1.1, whole genome shotgun sequence genome has a window encoding:
- the MEA1 gene encoding male-enhanced antigen 1 yields the protein MQPHTRHNWAGRSQLSQPFLTGMTLWTLQQLLCPALDTLQHPWPPLPARVPRCRPEPPPAGPAEGTRAGRRPRAPGPHGGVRRCLLASASPSPGPGTAPAAPPAPAAPAPYLYPYKELRQPRSDSNSHRSLGLVVRCGSTGVPAPERCDPRQACPRCRAPAPLRGGSLGAPPGSGPGALLQPRPRPRCPHSIATLDGTGGASRRARGPVRDYNTHSAPRRQRRFREAAAAAPRRRARCMAVVGSMGPERVCPREPGPPEGPDGAAGWSGDEEEEEEEEEEEGGGYLYQPLSQEPEQGVGDAGPGLQERLQMLRLHLPDPPVDSEEENEEAAAEGATAQSSHSSIPMDAEHVELVKRTMASVKLPTLGIPAWASQISEEQWKDVVQRTLQARQSLGSPRAQWN from the exons ATGCAGCCCCACACCAGGCACAACTGG GCTGGACgctcccagctctctcagccgTTCCTCACTGGAATGACTCTTTGGACCCTTCAGCAGCTCCTTTGCCCagctctggacacactccagcaccctTGGCCGCCCCTCCCCGCCCGAGTCCCTCGGTGCCGCCCCGAGCCCCCACCCGCGGGCCCGGCCGAGGGAACCCGGGCAGGGCGGCGGCCCCGCGCCCCCGGCCCTCACGGAGGGGTTCGGCGATGCCTCCTGGCCTCGGCCTCACCCTCTCCCGGCCCCGGCACGGCCCCGGCGGCTCCCCCCGCCCCTGCGGCCCCAGCCCCGTACCTGTACCCGTACAAGGAGCTCCGACAGCCCCGCTCCGACAGCAACTCCCACCGCTCCCTGGGACTTGTAGTACGGTGCGGGTCCACGGGCGTCCCCGCGCCGGAACGGTGCGACCCCCGACAGGCCTGTCCGCGGTGCCGAGCCCCGGCCCCTCTCAGGGGCGGCTCCCTGGGCGCCCCGCCCGGGTCCGGCCCCGGCGCGCTGCTCCAGCCCCGGCCCAGACCGAGATGTCCACACTCGATAGCGACACTCGATGGCACCGGCGGCGCCTCCCGCCGCGCCCGGGGCCCAGTTCGGGACTACAACACCCACAGTGCCccgcggcggcagcggcggttCCGGGAGGCTGCGGCGGCGGCTCCTCGGCGCCGCGCCCGGTGCATGGCGGTGGTGGGGAGCATGGGCCCCGAGCGCGTCTGTCCCCGGGAGCCCGGGCCGCCGGAGGGCCCTGACGGCGCGGCGGGTTGGAGCGGcgatgaggaggaggaggaggaagaggaagaggaggaaggcgGCGGATATTTGTATCAGCCGCTGAGCCAGGAACCGGAGCAGGGCGTCGGCGACGCGGGCCCCGGCCTGCAGGAGCGGCTGCAG ATGCTGAGGCTGCACCTGCCCGACCCGCCGGTGGACAGCGAGGAGGAGAACGAGGAGGCGGCAGCGGAAGGCGCCACggctcagagcagccacagctccatcCCCATGGATGCAG AGCATGTGGAGCTGGTGAAGAGGACGATGGCCAGCGTGAAGCtgcccaccctgggcatccctgccTGGGCCAGCCAGATCTCGGAGGAGCAGTGGAAGGATGTGGTGCAGCGCACGCTGCAGGCCCGGCAGAGCCTTGGCAGCCCCCGTGCTCAGTGGAATTGA
- the KLHDC3 gene encoding kelch domain-containing protein 3: MLRWAVHLEGGPRRVNHAAVAVGHKVYSFGGYCSGEDYETLRQIDVHVFNAVSLRWIKLPPVWTNSRDHVREVPYMRYGHSAVLIDDTVYIWGGRNDTEGACNVLYAFDVNTHKWFTPKVSGMVPGARDGHSACVLAKSMFIFGGYEQLADCFSNDIHKLDTTNMMWTLISAKGTPARWRDFHSATIIGTKMYVFGGRADRFGPFHSNNEIYCNRIKVFDTETNSWLDSPPTPVLPEGRRSHSAFSYNGELYVFGGYNARLNRHFHDLWKFNPVSLSWRKIEPKGKGPCPRRRQCCCRVGDKIILFGGTSPSPEEGMGDEFDLMDHSDLYILDFSPSLKTLCKLAVIQYSLDQSCLPHDIRWELSAMTTNSTISRPIVSNQG, encoded by the exons ATGCTACGGTGGGCAGTGCACTTGGAAGGTGGGCCACGGAGGGTGAACCACGCGGCCGTGGCTGTCGGGCACAAGGTCTATTCCTTTGGTGGCTACTGCTCTGGAGAGGACTATGAGACCCTGCGGCAGATCGACGTCCACGTTTTCAACGCAG TGTCTCTGCGCTGGATCAAGTTGCCCCCAGTGTGGACAAACAGCCGAGACCACGTGAGGGAGGTGCCCTACATGAGGTATGGACACTCAGCAGTGCTCATCGACGACACCGTCTACATTTGGGGTGGTCGCAACGACACAGAGGGAGCCTGCAATGTGCTCTATGCTTTCGATGTCA acacGCACAAGTGGTTCACGCCAAAGGTGTCTGGAATGGTCCCAGGGGCAAGAGATGGGCACTCAGCTTGTGTCCTGGCAAAGAGCATGTTTATCTTTGGAGGCTATGAACAGCTG GCGGACTGCTTTTCAAATGATATCCATAAATTGGACACTACAAACATGATGTGGACCTTAATCTCTGCCAAG GGCACTCCAGCTCGCTGGAGAGACTTTCATTCAGCTACCATCATTGGAACAAAGATGTACGTGTTTGGTGGCAGAGCTGATCGTTTTGGGCCATTTCATTCCAACAATGAGATCTACTGTAACCGCATTAAAGTGTTTGATACAGAAACCAACTCCTGGCTGGACTCCCCTCCCACTCCCGTGCTCCCAGAGGGCCGGCGGAGCCATTCAGCct TTAGCTACAATGGGGAGCTATATGTATTTGGTGGCTACAATGCACGCCTGAACAGACACTTCCATGACCTCTGGAAATTCAATCCAG TTTCTCTTTCTTGGAGGAAGATTGAGCCCAAGGGAAAAGGGCCATGTCCTCGCCGCCGGCAATGCTGCTGCAGAGTGGGGGACAAAATCATCCTCTTTGGAGGTACCAG CCCATCGCCGGAGGAGGGAATGGGTGATGAATTCGACCTGATGGATCACTCAGATCTCTACATCCTCGACTTCA GCCCCAGTCTGAAGACGCTGTGTAAGCTAGCAGTGATTCAGTACAGCCTGGACCAGTCTTGCCTTCCCCACGACATCAG ATGGGAGCTCTCAGCCATGACAACGAACAGCACCATCAGCCGACCCATTGTCTCCAACCAGGGCTGA
- the NPAS4 gene encoding neuronal PAS domain-containing protein 4 — MTIFCSHCHRPLQAEMSCLPTRAKQAPSASRPFRSTKSASKARRDQINVELQALRSLLPISAQEKERLSYLHTMALVCLRLRGAQLFPPGLLPPAGPALGTELLSLLPGFLLVLSADSKLVYISDNVAQVLGLSMVELLAQGDTVFDILDGRVGEDVHKKLLLAREEPGREVTFVSEMRTSKAFRLQHGGNRVVAVCGRFVALHWPPSPSTTAFLALCTPLVQSPTDGEAASQDDVFQSMHLLDMTFIDVTESVTYHLGYHREELVGQSWYSLLHPEDADLAATQHRAVALSVGAGPAAGTAVLRVLHKDRAWTWLRVWARRDGGCITCTCRCLREEEAAHLRSRQPRAAAPPGGRDLGRLAEQLRALADSLSPPAVPRRWPRSEEAEDDASACLGNSLLQPPQFLRFPFEQKAGCSIPGVLSQVTSLQRC; from the exons ATGACCATCTTCTGCAGCCACTGCCACCGGCCCCTGCAGGCAGAGATGAGCTGCCTGCCCACCAGGGCCAAGCAGGCGCCCAGTGCCTCGAGGCCCTTCAG GTCAACCAAGAGTGCTTCCAAGGCTCGCCGCGACCAGATCAATGTGGAGCTGCAGGCGCTGCGCTCCCTGCTGCCCATCTCTGCACAGGAGAAGGAGCGGCTCTCTTACCTCCACACCATGGCCCTGGTGTGCCTCCGGCTGCGGGGGGCTCAGCTGTTCCCTCCAG GTTTGCTTCCTCCTGCGGGACCAGCCCTTGGCACAGAACtactgtccctgctcccagggttTCTGCTTGTGCTCTCAGCAGACAGCAAGCTGGTCTACATCTCAGACAACGTGGCTCAGGTCCTGGGTCTCTCCATG GTGGAGCTGCTCGCCCAGGGGGACACAGTCTTTGACATCCTGGATGGGAGAGTGGGAGAGGATGTGCACAAGAAGCTCCTCCTTGCCCGGGAGGAGCCTGGCAGGG AAGTGACTTTTGTCAGCGAGATGCGCACGTCCAAGGCCTTCCGGCTGCAGCACGGGGGGAATCGGGTCGTGGCAGTGTGTGGGCGCTTTGTGGCCCTGCACTGGCCACCCTCCCCCTCCACCACAGCCTTCCTGGCCCTCTGCACACCCCTTGTGCAGTCGCCCACAGATGGCGAAGCTGCTTCCCAGGATGACGTATTCCAGAGCATGCATCTCCTGGACATGACTTTTATTGATGTCACGGAGAG TGTCACCTACCACCTAGGCTAccacagggaggagctggtcGGTCAGTCGTGGTACAGCCTCCTGCACCCTGAGGATGCTGACCTGGCAGCTACCCAGCACAGAGCCGTGG CGCTGAGCGTCGGGGCTGGGCCCGCAGCGGGGACCGCCGTGCTGCGAGTGCTGCACAAGGACCGCGCCTGGACCTGGCTGCGAGTGTGGGCGCGCCGGGACGGCGGCTGCATCACCTGCACCTGCCGCTGCCTCAG ggaggaggaggcggcCCACCTGCGCTCTCGGcagccccgcgccgccgccccgcccgggGGCCGGGACCTGGGCAGGCTGGCCGAGCAGCTCCGCGCCCTGGCCGACAGCCTCTCGCCGCCCGCCGTGCCCcgccgctggccccgctccgAGGAAGCCGAGGACGATGCCTCTGCCTGCCTTGGGAActctctgctgcagcctccccagTTCCTCCGGTTTCCTTTTGAGCAGAAAGCAGGATGCAGCATTCCAGGTGTGCTGTCACAGGTGACGAGTCTACAGAGATGCTGA